In Pseudomonas sp. LRP2-20, the genomic window GTGTCAGTGGAACTTTGGCAGCAGTGCGTAGAGCTTCTGCGCGATGAACTGCCTGCCCAGCAATTCAACACCTGGATCCGTCCGCTACAGGTCGAAGCCGAAGGCGACGAGTTGCGCGTCTATGCGCCTAACCGTTTCGTTCTCGATTGGGTGAATGAAAAGTACCTTGGCCGCCTGCTCGAACTGTTGGGTGAAAACGGCAGCGGCATGGCGCCAGCCCTTTCCTTGTTGATAGGCAGCCGTCGCAGCTCCGCTCCGCGTGCTGCACCCAATGCACCTGTCAGCGCAGCAGTCGCTGCGTCGCTCGCAAGCAGCCAGACTCAACAGGCCGCTGCGCCTGCCGTGGCCGCTGTTGCCGAAACGGTTCAAGCGCCAGTGGCTGAGCCTGAGCAGGTGAACGAGATCGGTGAAACGGCTTCGCGTGACAGCTTCGATGGCATGGGTGACAGCGCTTCGGCGCCTGCCACAGGCAACCGCACCGAGCAACGCACGGTCCAGGTAGAAGGTGCGCTCAAGCACACCAGCTACCTGAACCGCACATTTACCTTCGAGACCTTTGTCGAAGGTAAATCCAACCAGCTGGCCCGCGCTGCGGCCTGGCAGGTCGCCGACAACCCCAAGCATGGTTACAACCCGCTGTTCCTTTATGGCGGAGTTGGTCTGGGTAAAACCCACCTGATGCATGCTGTGGGTAACCACCTGCTGAAGAAGAACCCGAATGCCAAGGTCGTGTACCTGCATTCCGAGCGCTTCGTCGCGGACATGGTCAAGGCGCTGCAACTCAACGCGATCAATGAATTCAAGCGCTTCTACCGCTCGGTCGATGCGCTGCTGATCGACGACATCCAGTTCTTTGCCCGTAAAGAGCGTTCCCAGGAAGAGTTTTTCCACACCTTCAACGCCCTGCTTGAGGGGGGTCAGCAGGTGATTCTCACCAGCGACCGCTACCCGAAGGAGATCGAAGGCCTGGAAGAGCGCCTGAAGTCACGCTTCGGCTGGGGCCTGACGGTAGCCGTCGAGCCGCCGGAACTGGAAACGCGCGTAGCGATCCTGATGAAGAAGGCCGACCAGGCCAAGGTCGAGCTGCCGCATGATGCGGCGTTCTTCATTGCCCAGCGTATCCGCTCCAACGTACGTGAACTGGAAGGCGCCCTGAAGCGGGTGATCGCTCACTCGCACTTCATGGGCCGTGACATCACCATCGAGCTGATTCGCGAGTCGTTGAAGGACCTGCTGGCGCTGCAGGACAAGCTGGTGAGTGTGGATAACATCCAGCGCACCGTGGCCGAGTACTACAAGATCAAGATTGCCGATCTGTTGTCCAAGCGCCGTTCGCGCTCCGTTGCGCGACCGCGTCAGGTAGCCATGGCACTGTCGAAGGAACTGACCAACCACAGTCTGCCGGAGATCGGCGACATGTTTGGCGGCCGCGACCACACCACCGTGCTGCACGCCTGCCGCAAGATCAACGAATTGAAGGAATCCGACGCGGACATCCGCGAGGACTACAAGAACCTGCTGCGGACGCTGACGACGTGATGGTCGCCAGCGCAGCTAATTGAAGGCAAGGGACTAGACCATGCATTTCACCATTCAACGCGAAGCCCTGTTGAAACCCCTGCAACTGGTCGCCGGTGTCGTCGAGCGCCGTCAGACCTTGCCGGTGCTGTCCAACGTCCTGCTGGTCGTGCAAGGCCAGCAGCTGTCGTTGACCGGTACCGACCTGGAAGTCGAACTGGTTGGCCGCGTGCAACTGGAAGAGCCGGCCGAGCCAGGCGAGATCACTGTCCCGGCGCGCAAGCTGATGGACATCTGCAAAAGCCTGCCGAACGATGTTCTGATCGATATCAAGGTCGACGAGCAGAAGCTGTTGGTCAAGGCCGGCCGTAGTCGCTTCACCTTGTCGACCCTGCCTGCCAACGATTTCCCCACTGTTGAAGAAGGCCCAGGGTCGCTGACCTGCAACCTGGAGCAGAGCAAACTGCGCCGCCTGATCGAGCGCACCAGCTTCGCCATGGCCCAGCAGGACGTGCGTTACTACCTCAACGGCATGCTGCTGGAAGTGTCGCGCAACACCCTGCGCGCTGTTTCCACCGACGGTCACCGTCTGGCGCTGTGCTCGATGAGCGCACCGATCGAGCAGGACGATCGCCATCAGGTCATCGTTCCACGTAAAGGTATTCTTGAGCTGGCGCGCCTGCTGACCGATCCGGAAGGCATGGTCAGCATCGTTCTTGGTCAGCACCACATCCGTGCGACCACCGGTGAGTTCACCTTCACGTCCAAGCTGGTCGATGGCAAGTTCCCTGACTATGAGCGTGTACTGCCAAAGGGCGGTGACAAGCTGGTAGTCGGTGACCGTCAGGCGCTGCGTGAAGCGTTCAGCCGTACTGCGATTCTCTCCAACGAGAAGTACCGTGGTATTCGCCTGCAACTGGCTGCCGGCCAATTGAAGATCCAGGCCAACAACCCTGAACAGGAAGAAGCGGAAGAAGAGATCAGCGTGGACTACGAAGGTAGCTCGCTGGAGATCGGCTTCAACGTCAGCTACCTGTTGGACGTGTTGGGCGTTATGACTACCGAGCAAGTTCGTCTGATTCTGTCCGACTCCAACAGCAGTGCCCTGCTGCAGGAAGCTGGCAATGACGATTCTTCCTACGTTGTCATGCCAATGCGTCTGTAATTCGTAGCAGGCGAAATGTCCCTTCGACGTATCATGGTCACCGCGGTGCGCAATCTGCACCCGGTGACTCTCTCACCTTCCCCTCGCATCAATATTCTTTACGGCGCCAACGGCAGCGGCAAGACCAGTGTGCTCGAAGCCGTGCACCTGCTTGGCCTTGCCCGGTCATTTCGCAGTACTCGGCTGAACCCGGTCATCCAGTATGAACAACCTGCTTGTACCGTGTTTGGCGAAGTCCAGTTGGCTGAAGGTGGCACCAGCAACCTGGGCGTCTCAAGGGAGCGGGCGGGCGAATTCACTATCCGCATCGACGGGCAGAATGCCAAGAGCGCCGCTCAACTGGCTGAAATGTTGCCCCTGCAGCTGATCAACCCGGACAGTTTTCGGTTGCTCGAAGGCGCACCGAAAATCCGCCGACAGTTCCTCGATTGGGGTGTGTTCCACGTGGAACCTCGATTCCTGCCCGCCTGGCAGCGTCTGCAGAAGGCGCTGCGGCAGCGGAACTCATGGTTGCGGCATGGTACACTTGACCCAGCTTCGCAAGCCGCCTGGGACCGGGAGTTATGCCTGGCCAGTGCGGAAATAGATGAATACCGTCGCAACTACATCAAGGCCTTGAAGCCCGTCTTCGAGCAAACCCTGAGCGAGCTGGTCGAGCTGGACGGGTTGACCCTGAGCTACTACCGAGGCTGGGACAAGGACCGGGAACTGCAAGAAGTACTCGCCTCCTCTCTCCTTCGCGATCAGCAGATGGGCCACACCCAAGCTGGCCCGCAGCGTGCAGATCTGCGTCTTCGTCTGGCTGCCAATAACGCAGCTGACATCCTGTCGCGTGGTCAGCAAAAGCTGGTGGTGTGCGCACTGCGCATTGCCCAGGGCCATCTCGTCAGCCAGGCTCGCCGCGGCCACTGTATTTATCTCG contains:
- the dnaN gene encoding DNA polymerase III subunit beta — its product is MHFTIQREALLKPLQLVAGVVERRQTLPVLSNVLLVVQGQQLSLTGTDLEVELVGRVQLEEPAEPGEITVPARKLMDICKSLPNDVLIDIKVDEQKLLVKAGRSRFTLSTLPANDFPTVEEGPGSLTCNLEQSKLRRLIERTSFAMAQQDVRYYLNGMLLEVSRNTLRAVSTDGHRLALCSMSAPIEQDDRHQVIVPRKGILELARLLTDPEGMVSIVLGQHHIRATTGEFTFTSKLVDGKFPDYERVLPKGGDKLVVGDRQALREAFSRTAILSNEKYRGIRLQLAAGQLKIQANNPEQEEAEEEISVDYEGSSLEIGFNVSYLLDVLGVMTTEQVRLILSDSNSSALLQEAGNDDSSYVVMPMRL
- the dnaA gene encoding chromosomal replication initiator protein DnaA, with the protein product MSVELWQQCVELLRDELPAQQFNTWIRPLQVEAEGDELRVYAPNRFVLDWVNEKYLGRLLELLGENGSGMAPALSLLIGSRRSSAPRAAPNAPVSAAVAASLASSQTQQAAAPAVAAVAETVQAPVAEPEQVNEIGETASRDSFDGMGDSASAPATGNRTEQRTVQVEGALKHTSYLNRTFTFETFVEGKSNQLARAAAWQVADNPKHGYNPLFLYGGVGLGKTHLMHAVGNHLLKKNPNAKVVYLHSERFVADMVKALQLNAINEFKRFYRSVDALLIDDIQFFARKERSQEEFFHTFNALLEGGQQVILTSDRYPKEIEGLEERLKSRFGWGLTVAVEPPELETRVAILMKKADQAKVELPHDAAFFIAQRIRSNVRELEGALKRVIAHSHFMGRDITIELIRESLKDLLALQDKLVSVDNIQRTVAEYYKIKIADLLSKRRSRSVARPRQVAMALSKELTNHSLPEIGDMFGGRDHTTVLHACRKINELKESDADIREDYKNLLRTLTT
- the recF gene encoding DNA replication/repair protein RecF (All proteins in this family for which functions are known are DNA-binding proteins that assist the filamentation of RecA onto DNA for the initiation of recombination or recombinational repair.) translates to MSLRRIMVTAVRNLHPVTLSPSPRINILYGANGSGKTSVLEAVHLLGLARSFRSTRLNPVIQYEQPACTVFGEVQLAEGGTSNLGVSRERAGEFTIRIDGQNAKSAAQLAEMLPLQLINPDSFRLLEGAPKIRRQFLDWGVFHVEPRFLPAWQRLQKALRQRNSWLRHGTLDPASQAAWDRELCLASAEIDEYRRNYIKALKPVFEQTLSELVELDGLTLSYYRGWDKDRELQEVLASSLLRDQQMGHTQAGPQRADLRLRLAANNAADILSRGQQKLVVCALRIAQGHLVSQARRGHCIYLVDDLPSELDDQHRRALCRLLEELRCQVFITCVDHELLREGWQTETPVALFHVEQGRITQTHDHRE